Genomic segment of Leifsonia sp. Root1293:
TGGTCGAGCTCGAGATCGACGGCCTCGGCCGCGCACGCCAGACGCTGGTGCAGGCATGAGCGCCGCGGCTGGGAGCGGTGAGTTCGACGGCCTCGTCGCCCTCGTGACAGGCGGGGCGTCGGGCATCGGCCTGGCGACCGCGCAGACCCTCGCGGCACGCGGAGCGCGGGTGGCCGTGCTCGATCGGGCGATCGATGGGCTCCCCGAGCCGCTTCATGGTTTCGTCGCCGACGTGTCCGACCGCGCCTCGGTGAACGCGGCCGTCGCGGCCATCGCCGACGAGCTGGGCGGTATCGACATCGTCGTGAACAACGCCGGCATCAGCGCCGTCGGCACCGTCGAGGAGAACGACGACGCCGAGTGGGCGCGCGTGCTCGACATCAACGTCGTCGGCATGGCCCGGGTGACGGCCGCCGCGCTGCCCTTCCTGCGGATGTCGGATGCCGCAGCCGTCGTGAACCTCTGCTCCATCGCCGCGCTCAACGGACTGCCGCA
This window contains:
- a CDS encoding SDR family NAD(P)-dependent oxidoreductase yields the protein MSAAAGSGEFDGLVALVTGGASGIGLATAQTLAARGARVAVLDRAIDGLPEPLHGFVADVSDRASVNAAVAAIADELGGIDIVVNNAGISAVGTVEENDDAEWARVLDINVVGMARVTAAALPFLRMSDAAAVVNLCSIAALNGLPQRALYAASKGAVLALTYAMATDHVADGIRVNCVSPGTVATPFVDRMLAGFADPAAERAALDARQATGRMVEPAEVAAAIAYLASPLSGSTTGTALEVDGGVTHLRVRPAAARS